CACGAGTGTTTGCAGTCCCAGCTCTACGGCTTCACGTTTCGTCTTGAGACCAGTGATTTTCAGGGCTTTTTGCATGAGTCTGTCGTCAATGACGATGTTGGTTCGCATGGTCGTCTCGATGTGTATGACTTAACAAAATCATACACACTCGAACTCAATCGGGTTTCCGCGCCGGCTCGAATCCCGCCTTACTCGGCCAGTTTGCCGTAAAGCTCCCTGTTCTTGGCCAGGATGCGAGCGGCGATTTCGTCGAAATCACCCTCCA
Above is a window of Rhodothermales bacterium DNA encoding:
- a CDS encoding type II toxin-antitoxin system VapB family antitoxin is translated as MRTNIVIDDRLMQKALKITGLKTKREAVELGLQTLVRLGEQAKIKSLRGQVSWDGDLDELRTDA